The following proteins are encoded in a genomic region of Amphiura filiformis chromosome 11, Afil_fr2py, whole genome shotgun sequence:
- the LOC140164003 gene encoding outer membrane lipoprotein Blc-like encodes MMKSVTVCCLLFLVSSAAANSFDIPGLKEAPSTVSELELSQYIGRWYQVYGNRFVLNTFERQGTCITADYDIKDGKVTVFNAQNMNNPGGRLYTINGTATVPDPDQPGKLAVTFSETYFPFAAPYWVLKLGPVKDNQYQYAIVSDSIRLSLFVLTREPSADFLAKYDDEIQTFLQENGFTGYFNKPIPVVQTAECVYAPLDEKKRMVTNNKIDFTKFIRARNGTRKFH; translated from the exons ATGATGAAGAGCGTTACAGTTTGTTGTCTTCTTTTTCTGGTATCGTCAGCTGCAGCTAATTCATTTGATATACCAGGATTAAAAGAAGCACCTAGTACAGTGAGCGAGCTTGAGTTGTCTCAGTACATTGGAAGATGGTACCAG GTGTATGGAAATCGCTTTGTGTTGAATACATTTGAACGACAAGGTACCTGCATCACAGCTGACT ATGATATAAAGGATGGAAAAGTTACCGTATTTAATGCACAGAATATGAATAATCCCGGCGGGCGTTTATACACCATCAATGGCACTGCTACTGTACCAGACCCCGATCAGCCTGGCAAACTGGCCGTTACTTTTTCAGAGACTTACTTTCCTTTTGCAGCACCCT ATTGGGTACTCAAGCTCGGACCAGTTAAAGATAACCAGTACCAATACGCCATTGTCAGTGACTCCATACGTCTTAGTCTCTTCGTCTTGACGCGGGAACCGAGTGCTGATTTCCTTGCTAAATATGACGATGAAATCCAGACATTCCTACAAGAAAACGGCTTTACTGGATATTTTAACAAGCCAATACCCGTGGTCCAGACCGCAGAGTGTGTGTATGCACCACTGGATGAGAAAAAGCGCATGGTAACAAACAACAAGATTGATTTCACCAAATTCATTCGCGCAAGAAATGGCACACGCAAGTTTCATTAA
- the LOC140164004 gene encoding uncharacterized protein, with protein MEYLGKLCIFFFVINACHGIETVTELNIDNYVGRWYQILENQWTKITNRERNNVCITATYTKLNETYVDVLNAGRDFEPMGPSVSIEGYAFVPNPAEPGALKVALDGVPVVGDYWVTLLGPLRNGQYQYSVVTDGNNARALYVLCRNVEDFKARYMNQVLSYLQTEGFVGRLKQPVKVLHTPNCIYPPGFP; from the exons ATGGAGTATCTCGGAAAACTCTGTATCTTTTTCTTTGTCATCAATGCTTGCCATGGAATCGAAACTGTCACTGAGCTAAACATTGATAACTATGTTGGAAGATGGTACCAG attttagaaaacCAATGGACGAAGATCACCAACAGGGAAAGGAACAATGTGTGTATTACTGCAACGT ATACAAAACTCAACGAGACATACGTAGATGTTTTGAATGCTGGTCGGGATTTTGAACCCATGGGACCATCAGTTTCCATTGAAGGTTATGCGTTTGTACCAAATCCAGCCGAACCCGGGGCACTAAAGGTAGCACTGGATGGCGTACCTGTTGTTGGCGATT ATTGGGTGACTCTACTTGGACCCCTACGAAACGGACAATACCAATACTCCGTTGTTACCGATGGGAACAACGCACGCGCCCTCTACGTTCTGTGCCGCAATGTTGAAGATTTCAAAGCGCGTTATATGAACCAGGTTTTGTCTTATCTACAGACAGAAGGATTCGTTGGTCGACTCAAGCAACCAGTGAAGGTTTTACATACACCAAATTGTATCTATCCACCGGGATTCCCATAG
- the LOC140163677 gene encoding uncharacterized protein, which translates to MAVKMFFVLDSCVHTEIQILALEAIIPLSKMCRVFLLFVAASLMGSIVALPTVPELNSSAYIGRWYQVYSNYWSNLFSNLFNPECATADYGAINATYISVRNSNFETATDARRTIEGVAWIPSFDEPGKLKLILDGVPIVGDYWIFQLGPLVGTSYQYSLITDADDRQLFVLCRDVDEFMKLYDTEVRKYLDSVGFRGQYKGPLDVPHPDNCQYLDMDL; encoded by the exons ATGGctgtaaaaatgttttttgtaTTAGATAGCTGCGTCCACACCGAGATTCAGATCCTTGCCTTAGAAGCCATCATACCACTATCAAAAATGTGTCGAGTTTTCCTGCTCTTCGTTGCCGCGTCTCTGATGGGTAGCATCGTTGCTTTACCTACCGTACCTGAGTTGAATTCTTCAGCTTACATTGGCCGATGGTACCAG GTATACTCAAACTACTGGTCAAATCTATTTTCCAATCTGTTTAATCCAGAGTGCGCCACTGCAGACT ATGGTGCAATTAATGCAACTTACATCAGCGTACGTAACAGTAATTTTGAGACTGCAACAGATGCGCGTCGTACTATTGAAGGTGTAGCCTGGATCCCGTCTTTTGATGAACCAGGGAAGCTTAAACTTATTCTGGATGGGGTACCAATCGTAGGAGACT ATTGGATATTTCAACTTGGCCCTCTCGTAGGCACATCCTATCAATACAGTCTTATCACAGATGCAGATGATAGACAGCTATTCGTCTTATGTCGTGACGTCGATGAATTCATGAAACTCTACGACACGGAAGTCAGAAAATATTTGGATAGCGTAGGATTTAGGGGACAATATAAAGGACCTCTTGATGTACCACATCCAGATAATTGTCAATACCTTGACATGGATTTATGA